The Candidatus Zymogenaceae bacterium nucleotide sequence CGTCACATACCCGAGCCGCGGGGGGACGGTCGTCTTCCTGGACCGCGTGTTCGGCGCCGGGATGTTCACCGGAAGTCTGAATCTGCTGTTATGGCTGAGTTACGTGGTGATGTTGTCGCTCTATGCGGTGGCGTTCGGCAGCTACGGTGCGACATTCCTGTCTCCGGGGTTGCAGGTGATCGGCAAACATGTGCTGATCAGTCTCAGCGTGATCCTCATCGCCGGCCTGAACCTCCTCAGCGCAGAGCTGATCGGCAAAGCGGAGGATTGGATTGTATTATTGAAGGTAGCGATCCTGCTGACCTTCATCGGCGTCGGTCTCGCCGGTGTCGATGCCACTCGGATCGCGCTCGACACGTGGTCTCCTCCGCTTCAGTTGGTGGCGGGGGGGATGATCATCTTTCTTGCCTACGAGGGGTTCGAGCTGATCGCCAATACGGCGGGCGATGTGCGGGATGCGAAACGGACGCTGCCGCGCGCCTATTACATAGCGGTGGGATTTGTGATCGTGCTGTACGTGCTGGTCTCGATTGTCACCGTGGGCAATCTCCCGGTGGATACAATCGTGGCGGCCCGGGATTACGCGCTTGCGGAGGCGGCCCGACCGTTTCTCGGACCGGCGGGTTTTACGCTGATCGCGATTGCGGCAATGCTGTCCACGGCTTCCGCTATTAATGCGACGCTCTACGGCTCGGCCCGCCTGAGCTACAGCATCGCCCGTGATGGCGAGCTGCCGGTGATACTCGAGCGCAAGGTCTGGAATCAGCCGGTTGCGGGGCTGGTGATTACCACGGTACTGACGCTGCTTGTGGCCAACCTCCTTGACCTGTCGAGCATCGCGACGGTGGGCAGTGCCGGGTTCCTGTTGATCTTTGCCGCCGTCAATATAGCCAACACGCTCTCCGCGTCCCGAACAGACAGCCGCGGCTGGATCTCCTTAGCGGGGGCCGGAGCGTGCATCGGGGCGCTGGGCGCGCTCGTATGGCAGACGGCACGGACCGCGCCCCCCAGGTTGTGGGTGCTGGCGGTGCTGGTTGGTCTGGCGGTGATCATAGAGGGCGGCTTTCGGCTGGTCAAGCGGGAGATCCGGCTTCGTGAGTAAACGGTGAGCATCGAAGGAGATGGGCGGCGCCAACGAGCGCGAAAGGGATGTCATAGAGAAATAAAGAGGCCGGCGGATATGCCGGCCTCAATTGTTTTTGGCGGGGCTGAACTGGGTCGATACCTCTAACCTCACGGACGCCGAAAGCCTGCTCGAAACGGTGACAGAGTGACTGACGTCACTGTGTAACTCACTCCCCGCATTTTTGCATTTTTTATGCAACAGACCATCTGTTATTTCAGCCCGTAGAGAAAGCCGTCGCTGCTTCCGAAGACGACGAGGCCGTCCCGGACCGCCGGGGATGAGCGGACTGTGTCTTCGGTGCGATAGACCCACAGCGGGGCGCCGTCCACGGCGGTGAAGGCGTAAAGCCCTCCGTCATCGGATCCGATATAGACGACACCTCCGGCCACCGCCGGAGAGGAGGAGACGGCGTCTCCGGTGGTCTGCTGCCACGAGGATGCCCCAGTCTTCGCATCCACGGCGTAGAGGACGCCGTTGTCGCAGCCGATGAACACGAGTCCACCCGACACCGCCGGGGACGAGCGGATTTTTTCTCCGGCCTCAAAGCGCCATTTCGACATGCCGGTGCGGGCGTCCAGGGCGTAGAGACAGCCGTCGTCGCTACCGAAGTAGATCACGTTATCCACTACCGCCGGGGACGAGTGGACGCCCCCCTCGGTTGCGAAACGCCATTTTTCAATACCGGTGGCCGCGTCCACGGCGTATATATGGTCGTCCATGCTCCCGAAAAAGACAATCCCGCCGGCGACGGCCGGGGACGACCTCACGTCACCCTCGGTTTTGAACCGCCACTTTTCCATGCCGGTGGCGGCCTCCACGGCGTAGAGGAAGTCGTCATTGCTGCCGAAATAGACGACGTCGTTTTCCACCACCGGGGAGGAGAGCACATTTCCCTCGGTCTTGAACCGCCATTTTTCAAGTCCCGTATCTTTGTCGAGGGCGTAGAAATATTCATCCTCACAGCCGAAAAACACGAAATCCCCCGCCTTGGCTGGAGATGAGGAAATATCATCCTCGGCCCGGAAGCGCCATGTGGTGACGCCGGTGTGTGCATTGATGGCGTAGAGGTGATCGTCATCGCTTCCCACGTACACGACACCGGCCCAGATCGCCGGGGTCGAAACGATCTCGCCGTCGGCCCGGGCCTTCCAGAGCACATCCCTGACATCGGTGACACCCCGGTCGTCATAATAGCCGCTGTGATTCGGCCTGTTTCGGAACATGGAACCGATAGACGTCAGGGGGTCTCCGAAGACCGCCGGCGGTGCCAGGGTGAGCGCCAGGGCGGCGAGAAAAAGACACAATCGTTTCATTATTTTCAGCTCCCTTTTGCTTTTTTATGAGGGGATATCCATGGTGATGATGATGCGATTTACAGGCGGGAGAGGAGTACCAACAGCCCGTGACAGACGGCGACGACGATGGTGACGTATGCCGAGCGGGAATGCCATCTAAATGGGATCCACCTGATCTTTCTCCTGTTGAGTATGGAAATTGACGCGGTAAAAAGCATCGATAAGAAGGTGAGTATGCCGAGAAGCTGTACCAAGTAGATACCAAATATACTTGTATAGGCGATATCGGAAAACATTGGCGACACCTCCTCAGGATATCGGGGTTGTATGAATGATTGATTTCATCATACGGACGACGGGATGACGTGTCAACCGGTTTTTCGTGTTATTTCGAGCTTAAAAAAAACGGGAAGCGCTCATGCGCTTCCCGTTTGATCACGATGTATTATCGGAATTATTTT carries:
- a CDS encoding amino acid permease, with product MKKTDDGKIGLLAVVSIGVGGMVGGGIFAVLGLAVELAHGGTPAAFMMAGVVALLTTYSYAKLSVTYPSRGGTVVFLDRVFGAGMFTGSLNLLLWLSYVVMLSLYAVAFGSYGATFLSPGLQVIGKHVLISLSVILIAGLNLLSAELIGKAEDWIVLLKVAILLTFIGVGLAGVDATRIALDTWSPPLQLVAGGMIIFLAYEGFELIANTAGDVRDAKRTLPRAYYIAVGFVIVLYVLVSIVTVGNLPVDTIVAARDYALAEAARPFLGPAGFTLIAIAAMLSTASAINATLYGSARLSYSIARDGELPVILERKVWNQPVAGLVITTVLTLLVANLLDLSSIATVGSAGFLLIFAAVNIANTLSASRTDSRGWISLAGAGACIGALGALVWQTARTAPPRLWVLAVLVGLAVIIEGGFRLVKREIRLRE
- a CDS encoding PQQ-binding-like beta-propeller repeat protein, yielding MKRLCLFLAALALTLAPPAVFGDPLTSIGSMFRNRPNHSGYYDDRGVTDVRDVLWKARADGEIVSTPAIWAGVVYVGSDDDHLYAINAHTGVTTWRFRAEDDISSSPAKAGDFVFFGCEDEYFYALDKDTGLEKWRFKTEGNVLSSPVVENDVVYFGSNDDFLYAVEAATGMEKWRFKTEGDVRSSPAVAGGIVFFGSMDDHIYAVDAATGIEKWRFATEGGVHSSPAVVDNVIYFGSDDGCLYALDARTGMSKWRFEAGEKIRSSPAVSGGLVFIGCDNGVLYAVDAKTGASSWQQTTGDAVSSSPAVAGGVVYIGSDDGGLYAFTAVDGAPLWVYRTEDTVRSSPAVRDGLVVFGSSDGFLYGLK